AACAATTAAAAACCCCTTTCCGACCGAAAAGCGGAAAGGGGTTTTTCGTTTATCCCAGCTTGTTTTTATTTGTATACGTATACGCTTGGAGCAGCCCAGCCGACTTTGTAACCAAGATTATCCGTAACGGTACGGATTGGAATCATTGGCATACCGTTTTTGAGGACAACAGGTGTTGGCAGTTGAATTTCCGTACTGCCTACTTTTGCTGTTTTCGACCCAACTGTAAACTTCACGACTTTGGTTCCACTGATAACAGCAACGCTTGAATTGTTCCATTGCGTAGTCAGTGCCAGAGCTTCTTTAAAGAATTGAGCTGGAACCATGGTCGTATTTCCTTCAATGTAAGGGGCTACAGAGAGAGGATACGTTTTGCCATGCAGGGTGAAGTTTGCTGTATTCACTTTAAAGGAAGCCGAGTTTGCTGGAATAGCAGTCGATGGTTGTTGTGGTGTTGGCGTTGCAGGCTTTGGTTGAGCCGGGGAAGGCATCCCTACGCCGACAGCACGCGCAAACAACAAACCTCTTTCTTCGGAAGTAAATACGCTAATGCTATATGTGTTTTTCACAGCAGGGTTTACGATGTTCGCTGCTGGATTGATCGCAATATTAGCGACAGTTGCCGCAGGAATATCCTGAGACGGATAAATCAGAACGTTTTGTCCACGAACTGCGACGAAATTCGCACCTACACCATTCACAGAGATGTTAGCTGGCGCGATATAAGCCGGCACTTTGTAGCCTACTGGGAATACGATCTCGACGAAATCACGCTGCTTTTGCAGACCAACACCCAATCCTTTGATTGCAACATTCACACCCGTCTGCTTGCCAAGTGCATTTTGTGTCAATGCAATAGTTGCGGTGCTATTGTTAGTACCTGTATTTGGTACAGGCACTGGAGTTGTTGGGTTAGTTGGCGTCGGATTCACCGAAGAGCCACCGATGCTGAAGGATTTGGATTCCAAAGTTCTTCCGGAAACAGTAGCCTTCAACGTGTAGCTGCCAGTTGATTTTGGATTCGAAACCCACGCACCGTAAGTAACTTCAACCTTCACATTGCTAGTCGCTTTGAAGCCAGTTGGTGCAACCAAGGCGATTCTGTTCCCTATTGCAGCTGCTTTCTTCGCTGGTTTCCCATTGAGCAAAAAGTCTGATGCTGTCAAAATGCCCGGTACCATATCGGAGGACGGGAATTCAAGAATCAGTTCTCCATCTTCTTTCAACTCTTTGTTGCCGAAGTCAGCATCAAACGTGTAGCTAGAACGAGCTCCCGCACCTGGATCAGATAGATTAACTGTAAAGCTGTCGGAAGCGCTGCTTGAGCTGGAGCCGTTTTTCGTAATTTCGAATTCGTCTGACTCATATGTCGAACCATCGTATTTCACTTTGATAACATATTTGTCACCGGAACTAGGATTCTCAATGCCAGCATCTTTGTCAAATTCCAGTGTCATGTAATCATCTCCGTCTGCTCC
The window above is part of the Brevibacillus antibioticus genome. Proteins encoded here:
- a CDS encoding copper amine oxidase N-terminal domain-containing protein, whose amino-acid sequence is MEKSKKALPIVLASALAATPFVAVPQAYAVEKLDVSADNDGAGKESEYGIKFTLEEDLESGDTITVEFDSDFDVNKKISKKDISGIDVKKVEVDDNEVIITVDEDFDSGKKVSFTIKKGITNPDDKGTYEVSVKTENESSDEDKVDIKKSSSSSSSKNSKSKNDYSVTLSSKAAGEKVSLKLGKISLKSSDELETNSTITVTFPEKGMLPSSIDEDDVTVNGKKAKSVSVSGSSVDIKIPSGADGDDYMTLEFDKDAGIENPSSGDKYVIKVKYDGSTYESDEFEITKNGSSSSSASDSFTVNLSDPGAGARSSYTFDADFGNKELKEDGELILEFPSSDMVPGILTASDFLLNGKPAKKAAAIGNRIALVAPTGFKATSNVKVEVTYGAWVSNPKSTGSYTLKATVSGRTLESKSFSIGGSSVNPTPTNPTTPVPVPNTGTNNSTATIALTQNALGKQTGVNVAIKGLGVGLQKQRDFVEIVFPVGYKVPAYIAPANISVNGVGANFVAVRGQNVLIYPSQDIPAATVANIAINPAANIVNPAVKNTYSISVFTSEERGLLFARAVGVGMPSPAQPKPATPTPQQPSTAIPANSASFKVNTANFTLHGKTYPLSVAPYIEGNTTMVPAQFFKEALALTTQWNNSSVAVISGTKVVKFTVGSKTAKVGSTEIQLPTPVVLKNGMPMIPIRTVTDNLGYKVGWAAPSVYVYK